Part of the Propionimicrobium sp. PCR01-08-3 genome, GGTTGATCGTGCTCGTGGTCTTGCCGACCCCGCCCTTCTGATTTGTCATCGAGATCACGATGGCGTGTTTGGGGCCCGATTCTGGGGGCGTCGGTTCTGGCAGGTCAGGGAACGGACGCCCGGTGGGCCCGAGTTCATCGTGCTCCTCGGGTGATGCCTGTTCTTCTGGCATCTCAACCTCGAACAGCCCATCGTCCGCCCGCGTTGATTCGTCGTCCATGCACGTGCTCCTTCTCCGCCGGGGTAACGCACCAAAGATTAGTCGACATATCACCAGGCCGCTCCGACGGACGCCGGACACGCCCGAATCGATAGTGAGTCTCGATGCTGCCTCCAGACTTGATCCGCTCCGCCACACGTGACCTGCATAGCTGTGGGTCAATTGACCCGAGCCGGACGATCATCGTTTTGAATCGGAATCTCAAATAGTCGACAACAAGAAGCTCTCAGCACTCAAATATCTGTCGGTGAAATAAGATTTCCTGCGCAAAATTAACTGTCCGAATAGACGGTGCCCGACCATACCTCACCGGCCCAGAGACAAAAACGCAAACCGCCTCTAAGGCGGCTGCCAAATAAGAGCCGCGTTCCCGAAAAGTTTAAATTAAGAGATCAGGAAATAAAAAAACTCCCCCAGAGAAAGCTCTGGGGGAGTTTGTGGTGTTCGGCGGTGTCCTAGTCTCCCACAGCCTGGCGGCTGCAGTACAATCGGCGTGGTAAGGCTTAACTTCCGGGTTCGGAATGGGTCCGGGTGTTTCCCTTACGCTATGACCACCGTAACTCTATGAGAATACTTGTCAAACCGGCATCCGAACCCCGAGGGTTTGGGTGGTTGTCCGTATCCTGGGATACTTCACAGTGGACGCGAGACCCTCGTGGCAACACAACATGTGTGCTGGTGTAAGAGGATTGTTTGTTTTGGGGGTAAGCCCTCGGTCTATTAGTACCGGTCAGCTCCACACATTACTGTGCTTCCACGTCCGGCCTATCAACCCGATGATCTGTCGGGGACCTTACCACCCTCGCAAGGGTGTGGGAATCCTCATCTTGAAGCGTGCTTCCCACTTAGATGCTTTCAGCGGTTATCACTTCCCAACGTAGCCAACCAGCCGTGCTCTTGGCAGAACAACTGGCACACCAGAGGTTAGTCCGTCCCGGTCCTCTCGTACTAAGGACAGCTCTTCTCAAGATTCCTACGCGCGCAGCGGATAGGGACCGAACTGTCTCACGACGTTCTGAACCCAGCTCGCGTGCCGCTTTAATGGGCGAACAGCCCAACCCTTGGGACCGACTCCAGCCCCAGGATGCGACGAGCCGACATCGAGGTGCCAAACCATGCCGTCGCTGTGAGCGCTCGGGCAAGATCAGCCTGTTATCCCCGGGGTACCTTTTATCCGTTGAGTTACGGCGCTTCCACCTGCCACCGTAAGATCACTAATCCCGACTTTCGTCCCTGCTCGACATGTCTGTCTCACAGTCAAGCTCCCTTGTGCATTTACACTCAACACCTGATTGCCAACCAGGCTGAGGGAACCTTTGGGCGCCTCCGTTACCTTTTAGGAGGCGACCGCCCCAGTCAAACTACCCATCAGGCACTGTCCCTGAACCAGATCATGGTCCCAGGTTAGATAACCAGAACGACCAGAGTGGTATTTCAACGATGACTCCACCACCACTAGCGTGATGATTTCACAGTCTCCCACCTATCCTACACAAGTCGTCCCGATCACCAATACCAAACTATAGTAAAGGTCCCGGGGTCTTTCCGTCCTGCTGCGCGTAACGAGCATCTTTACTCGTAATGCAATTTCGCCGAGTTCGTGGTGGAGACAGTGCCCAAATCGTTACTCCATTCGTGCAGGTCGGAACTTACCCGACAAGGAATTTCGCTACCTTAGGATGGTTATAGTTACCACCGCCGTTTACTGGGGCTTAAGTTCACCGCTTCGCATACGCTAACAGTTCCCCTTAACCTTCCAGCACCGGGCAGGAGTCAGTCCGTATACATCGTCTTACAACTTGGCACGGACCTGTGTTTTTGGTAAACAGTCGCTTGGGCGTGGTCTCTGCGACCCTCAGGGCTTGCACCCCTCCGGTCCCCCTTATCCCGAAGTTACGGGGGTATTTTGCCGAGTTCCTTCACCACGATTATCTCGATCGCCTTAGTATTCTCTACTCATCCACCTGTGTCGGTTTAGGGTACGGGCGGCTCACAACTCGCTCACGAAGATTTTCTAGGCAGCACAGGATCACCGAATTCAACCATTAACGGTCTATGCATCATGCCTCAGGCTATATGCCGGACGGATTTACCTACCCGACACCCTCGAACACTTACCCCGGGACAACCATCACCCGGTACGGCTACCTCCCTGCGTCCCTCCGCAGCTTGCCTACTACACGATCGGTTCACAGACTCACCACCCCACACACCCGAAGGCGCGCCAGGACAGCTTGCGTGCTTAGCATCACGCGATTCGACACGGGCGTTGCTCCGCCGGTACGGGAATATCAACCCGTTGTCCATCGACTACGCCTGTCGGCCTCGCCTTAGGTCCCGACTCACCCAGGGCAGATTAGCTTGACCCTGGAACCCTTGGATATTCGGCGGACGGGTTTCTCACCCGTCATTCGCTACTCATGCCTGCATTCTCACTCGAGTGCACTCCACGCCAGGTCACCCCAACGCTTCCCCGCACACCCGACGCTCCCCTACCCAACCACACACCTGGATCCACAAGGAATCAGGCATCGTGTGATTGCCACAGCTTCGGCGGATAACTTGAGCCCCGCTAAATTGTCGGCGCAGAATCACTTGACCAGTGAGCTATTACGCACTCTTTCAAGGATGGCTGCTTCCAAGCCAACCTCCTGGTTGTCACCGCAACTCCACATCCTTTTCCACTTAGTTACCGCTTAGGGGCCTTAGCTGATGATCTGGGCTGTTTCCCTCTCGACTACGAACCTTATCGCCCGCAGTCTCACTGCCACGCTCTCACTTACCGGCATTCGGAGTTTGGCTGATTTCAGTAAGCTGGTAAGCCCCCTAGACCATCCAGTGCTCTACCTCCGGCAAGAAACACGCAACGCTGCACCTAAATGCATTTCGGGGAGAACCAGCTATCACGGTGTTTGATTGGCCTTTCACCCCTATCCACAGCTCATCCGCCAGGTTTTCAACCCTGGTCGGTTCGGGCCTCCACGACGTCTTACCGTCGCTTCACCCTGGCCATGGATAGATCACACCGCTTCGGGTCTAGAGCATGCGACTCAAATCGCCCTATTCGGACTCGCTTTCGCTACGGCTACCCCACCCGGGTTAACCTCGCCACACACCACTAACTCGCAGGCTCATTCTTCAAAAGGCACGCCGTCACAATGACCAAAAGCCGTCGCTCCGACGGATTGTATGCAACCGGTTTCAGGTACTATTTCACTCCCCTCCCGGGGTACTTTTCACCTTTCCCTCACGGTACTTGTCCGCTATCGGTCACCAAGGAGTATTTAGGCTTAACGGGTGGTCCCGCCAGATTCATGCAGAATTTCAGGAGTTCCGCATTACTTGGGATACCATTCACGAGTGACTGTCTTACGTCTACAGGGGTTTCACCTTCTCTACCGCACCTTCCCAGAATGCTTCCACTTCAACAGTCATTTATCACTCGTCAACCCCACGGCAGCAAGGTTCAAACAGTCCCACAACCCCACACATGCAACACCTGCCGGCTCACACACACGCATGGTTTAGCCTCCTCCGCTTTCGCTCGCCACTACTCACGGAATCACAATTGTTTTCTTCTCCTACGGGTACTAAGATGTTTCACTTCCCCGCGTTCCCTCCAACTGCCCTATACATTCAGGCAGAGGTCGCCGGACATAACTCCGGTAACTTCAAGGTTTCCCTATTCGGAAATCCCCGGATCACAGCCTGGTTATCGACTCCCCGAGGCATATCGCAGATTCCCACGTCCTTCATCGGCTCTTGGTGCCCAGGCATCCACCGATTGCACTTAGTAGCTTACCTACCACAAAACAACAAAAAATACAGCAGCAAACACAACAAAACGTTTGCCACAAAAGATGCTCGCGTCCACTGTAAAGTTCTCAACATACGGGCGACAACCCACCAGCCACAAACAAAACATTCATGACCAGCAAGCTCCGCTAGAAGAATCACCAACCGATGGCCGATCCCTCAGACACCCAACAGTGTGCTCCCAATACACCAACCGAACACCCCCACCAACCCTCCACACCCCACAAAAGGGCAGTACTAGCCGGCACGAACCGTATTGGCTTTCCTAGTCAAGCTTCCACACATAAACAGCCACCACCACTCACCGAACACTCGCCGGCAAACCAGTGGAAACATGAACCACACGAAACATCGCGGGCTATGAATGGCTCCTTAGAAAGGAGGTGATCCAGCCGCACCTTCCGGTACGGCTACCTTGTTACGACTTAGTCCTAATTACCAGTCCCACCTTCGACGATTCCCTCCCACAAGGGGTTAGGCCACCGGCTTCGGGTGTTACCGACTTTCATGACTTGACGGGCGGTGTGTACAAGCCCCGGGAACGTATTCACCGCAGCGTTGCTGATCTGCGATTACTAGCGACTCCGACTTCATGAGGTCGAGTTGCAGACCCCAATCCGAACTGAGACCGGCTTTTTCAGATTCGCTCACCCTTACAAGCTCGCAACTGTTTGTACCGGCCATTGTAGCATGCGTGAAGCCCTGGACATAAGGGGCATGATGACTTGACGTCATCCCCACCTTCCTCCGAGTTGACCCCGGCGGTCTCCAATGAGTCCCCGGCATAACCCGCTGGCAACATTGGACGAGGGTTGCGCTCGTTGCGGGACTTAACCCAACATCTCACGACACGAGCTGACGACAGCCATGCACCACCTGTATACCGACCTTACGGCACGCCCATCTCTGAACGCTTCCGGTATATGTCAAACCCAGGTAAGGTTCTTCGCGTTGCATCGAATTAATCCGCATGCTCCGCCGCTTGTGCGGGGCCCCGTCAATTCCTTTGAGTTTTAGCCTTGCGGCCGTACTCCCCAGGCGGGGTACTTAATGCGTTAGCTACGGCACAGAGAACGTGGAATGTCCCCCACACCTAGTACCCACCGTTTACAGCGTGGACTACCAGGGTATCTAAGCCTGTTTGCTCCCCACGCTTTCGCTTCTCAGCGTCAGGAAATGTCCAGAGAACCGCCTTCGCCACTGGTGTTCCTCCCGATATCTGCGCATTCCACCGCTCCACCGGGAATTCCATTCTCCCCTACATCCCTCAAGTCAGCCCGTATCGAAAGCAGGCTCAAAGTTAAGCCCTGAGTTTGCACTTTCGACGCAACCAACCACCTACAAGCTCTTTACGCCCAATAAATCCGGACAACGCTCGCACCCTACGTATCACCGCGGCTGCTGGCACGTAGTCAGCCGGTGCTTCTTCTACAGGTACCGTCACAAAAGCTTCGTCCCTGCTGAAAGCGGTTTACAACCCGAAGGCCGTCATCCCGCACGCGGCGTTGCTGCATCAGGCTTCCGCCCATTGTGCAATATTCCCCACTGCTGCCTCCCGTAGGAGTCTGGGCCGTATCTCAGTCCCAATGTGGCCGGTCGCCCTCTCAGGCCGGCTACCCGTCGACGCCTTGGTAGGCCATCACCCCACCAACAAGCTGATAGGACGCGAGCCCATCCCCCACCGCCAGAACTTTCCACACCCCACCATGCGGCAAGATGTGAATATCCGGTATTAGCAGCAGTTTCCCACTGTTATCCCAAAGTGAAGGGCAGGTTACTCACGCGTTACTCACCCGTTCGCCACTCGTGTACCCCCGAAGAGGCCTTACCGTTCGACTTGCATGTGTTAAGCACGCCGCCAGCGTTCGTCCTGAGCCAGGATCAAACTCTCCAATGAAAAACTGTAAAAACAATCCCCCAAGAGAATCCAAACACTGACAAAAAAACCAACCAACAACCCAAAAGGCCATCAGCCAGCAAAAATTTTCATCAAAGGAAACCCAAACCAAAACCAAAGTCCTGGCACGGGAAACACAAACAAACAAAAAACATTTGCTCATGCCATAAAATAAATGCATTGACTATAAAAGCACACTGTTGAGTTCTCAAAAATCGGACACCACAACCAAAACCCCCGGAAGAAAACCCCCCGAAAACCCCAGCCAGGCAACCCAGCAAACACTACCAAACCAAACAACCGAAGTCAAACCCGATCGCTGACCGTAATGTTTACCGATTCAATTCCGAAGCCCATCTCTGCGATTCCGAAAAATCACCAGAAACAACCTTCAAAAGGAATCATCTTTCATTTTCAATTTGCCGCTTTTACCGGTAATCCCGGTCGAGGCGACTTGATCTACTTTAACGATCTTCGCCGTGAGAATCAAATCGAGATCCGATCCCCACTCTGTTTCTCTTGAAAGCTCAGGGCGGGCCCAACTCGGACGCACACCCCTCTGCTCCGCAAGAACCAGAAAGCTGATCGCCAACCAGCACCTCAAAAACCTGACCGAGAGTAAAATCCCTAGTCAAAGACCTATATTTCAAGATCCTCTGTTTTTTCAGCCCCAGAAGGCTTCGCCTACATTACACACGCCTGACACGCTGCGCAAATCGAGAGTTGTCTCTCGTTGCCCCCGGCCCGTTCGCGATCTCGGCTGATCGCGCTGACCAGGGCTGCGGCAACGCCACCAGCTCGTGCGCAACCTGGCCAAGGCCGCCCGTAATGACGAAGGAAGCCCCGTAGCTGCGAAACGAACTCACAGCCACGGGGCCACACCTATCGGTATCTCGATAGAGACCGGCGATTACCCTCGGAAACTAGCCGAGGATCTTCACCGAGCCTACGGTGCGCTTGCCCCGGCGGAGCAGAGCCCATCGTCCACCCAGCAAATCGTCCTCACTCAAGCGAGCCTCGGCGTCCGTCACTTTCTGGTTGTTCACGTAGGCGCCGCCCTCGGCGATGGCCCTGCGTCCGGCCGACTTTGAGTTCACCACTCCACTGGCAGCGAGCGCGTCGGAGACTAGTGGCAATTGGCCATCGCGGCGAGTGATCTCGACCGCACCAAGTTCGGACATCACGGCGTTGACTGTCGATTCCGGGAGTGCGGTCAAGTCTCCGCGCCCGAATAGTGCCTTGCCTGCCAGCTCGGCGGCCTCACGTTCGGCTTTACCGTGCACCAGATCGGTGACGTCGTCGGCAAGGGCACGCTGGGCAGCACGCTTGTGCGGCGCCTCCTTTGTTTCGAGAGCCAGCTGTTCGATCTCATCATGGCTGCGCCAGGAGAAGATCTTCAGGTAGTCAATGACCTTGGCGTCCTCGGCGTTCAGCCAGAACTGGTGGAAGGCGAACGCGGAGGTGAGCTCGGGGTCGATCCAGACTGTGCCGGTCTCGGTCTTGCCGAATTTGGTGCCATCGGCCTTCGTCAGCAACGGGGTCACCAAGCCGTGCGCTGTGGCGCC contains:
- the tyrS gene encoding tyrosine--tRNA ligase — encoded protein: MNALLDELNWRGFVAQSTDADALASHLDAGPVTSYVGFDPTAASLHIGHLMQLLLARRLQEAGHRPILLVGGATGMIGDPKMTGERVMNQVNVVAEWAERLRSQVSKYVSFEGSNAAIVENNFNWMSQMSALDFLRDVGKHFSVNRMLARDVVARRLNDGISFTEFSYVLLQSLDYLELYRKYGATLQTGAQDQWGNITAGIDFIRRTEGATAHGLVTPLLTKADGTKFGKTETGTVWIDPELTSAFAFHQFWLNAEDAKVIDYLKIFSWRSHDEIEQLALETKEAPHKRAAQRALADDVTDLVHGKAEREAAELAGKALFGRGDLTALPESTVNAVMSELGAVEITRRDGQLPLVSDALAASGVVNSKSAGRRAIAEGGAYVNNQKVTDAEARLSEDDLLGGRWALLRRGKRTVGSVKILG